One Mesorhizobium sp. J428 DNA segment encodes these proteins:
- a CDS encoding ABC transporter ATP-binding protein, with protein sequence MSLLEVENVTLKFGGVTAVNNVSFSVEEGEVFALVGPNGAGKSTLFNLVSRFYDPVAGDIRFAGESILKKAPHEIARLGIARTFQNIELFDQATVLQNLLVGRHRHRRGNMFNEMLFTPFVRREERRHREAVEKVIDFLDLQAYREKYIAGLPYGVRKVVEMGRALAIEPRLLLLDEPASGLSVEETQDVAFWIEDIKTQMGITVLMVEHDMHLVASVSDRVMALADGKMLAIGSAQEVQNHPKVIEAYIGVADENERVVA encoded by the coding sequence ATGAGCCTGCTGGAAGTCGAAAACGTCACCCTCAAGTTCGGCGGCGTCACCGCGGTGAACAATGTCTCCTTCTCGGTCGAGGAGGGCGAGGTGTTCGCCCTTGTCGGACCGAACGGCGCCGGCAAGTCGACGCTCTTCAACCTCGTCTCGCGCTTCTACGACCCGGTCGCCGGCGACATCCGCTTCGCGGGTGAGTCGATCCTCAAGAAGGCGCCGCACGAGATCGCCCGGCTCGGCATCGCGCGCACCTTCCAGAACATCGAACTGTTCGACCAGGCGACCGTGCTGCAGAACCTTCTGGTCGGCCGCCATCGCCACCGCCGCGGCAACATGTTCAACGAAATGCTGTTCACCCCCTTCGTCCGCAGGGAAGAGCGGCGGCACCGCGAGGCGGTGGAGAAGGTGATCGATTTCCTCGACCTGCAGGCCTATCGCGAGAAATACATCGCCGGCCTGCCGTACGGCGTGCGCAAGGTGGTGGAGATGGGCCGCGCGCTGGCGATCGAGCCGCGCCTCCTGCTGCTCGATGAGCCGGCGTCCGGCCTGTCGGTCGAGGAGACGCAGGACGTCGCCTTCTGGATCGAGGACATCAAGACCCAGATGGGCATTACAGTGCTGATGGTCGAGCACGACATGCACCTCGTCGCCTCGGTCTCCGACCGGGTGATGGCGCTCGCCGACGGCAAGATGCTGGCGATCGGCTCGGCGCAGGAGGTGCAGAACCATCCCAAGGTGATCGAGGCCTATATCGGCGTCGCCGACGAGAACGAAAGGGTGGTCGCGTGA
- a CDS encoding ABC transporter substrate-binding protein has product MKTALRTSILAAGLALGMSSAAFATQGVTDTEIVIGSNGDLSGIFAAFNVGAIKAAQVMFDEVNEKGGIHGRKIRFVVEDHGYQVPKAVQNFNKLINSDKVFAMILNLGTPHNIAGFPMMQAKQVANIGPLTAARQMLEGDITYKYAGFSSYYDQMRAGVRYLAKERNAKNVCAMYLPTDFGLEVYEGTKDEATALGLTFAAETTHKPDEQDFVGTISKLRDAKCDIVATAVGVRQTIVAYGTAKKLGWTDAAFIGSSAGFNTAVAKVPEGVTEGYYASAGWTDHEARMDNPEVKAWADNYKAKTGEPAGTAAILGYGAATVLIRGLEAAGKDLTAESFQKGVESLEYTDVISGDVPVKYGPNDHQGGDLIFISQIKDGKWVEIGRVDPTKSQ; this is encoded by the coding sequence ATGAAAACTGCACTCAGGACATCCATTCTCGCGGCGGGGTTGGCGCTCGGCATGAGTTCGGCCGCGTTCGCGACCCAGGGCGTCACCGACACCGAGATCGTCATCGGCTCGAACGGCGACCTGTCCGGCATCTTTGCCGCCTTCAACGTCGGCGCGATCAAGGCCGCGCAGGTCATGTTCGACGAGGTCAACGAGAAGGGCGGCATCCACGGCCGCAAGATCCGCTTCGTGGTGGAGGACCACGGCTACCAGGTGCCGAAGGCCGTCCAGAACTTCAACAAGCTGATCAACTCGGACAAGGTGTTCGCGATGATCCTCAATCTCGGCACGCCGCATAACATCGCCGGCTTCCCGATGATGCAGGCCAAGCAGGTGGCCAATATCGGCCCGCTCACCGCCGCCCGGCAGATGCTCGAGGGTGACATCACCTACAAATATGCGGGTTTCTCGTCCTATTACGACCAGATGCGCGCTGGCGTCCGCTACCTCGCCAAGGAAAGGAACGCGAAGAACGTCTGCGCGATGTACCTGCCGACCGACTTCGGCCTGGAAGTCTATGAAGGCACGAAGGACGAGGCTACGGCGCTTGGCCTCACCTTCGCGGCCGAGACCACGCACAAGCCGGACGAGCAGGACTTCGTCGGCACGATCTCCAAGCTGCGCGACGCCAAGTGCGACATCGTTGCGACTGCCGTTGGCGTGAGGCAGACCATCGTGGCGTATGGCACTGCGAAGAAGCTCGGCTGGACGGATGCGGCATTCATCGGCTCGTCGGCGGGCTTCAACACCGCCGTTGCCAAGGTGCCGGAGGGCGTGACCGAAGGCTACTACGCTTCCGCCGGGTGGACCGATCATGAAGCCCGCATGGACAATCCGGAGGTGAAGGCCTGGGCTGACAACTACAAGGCCAAGACCGGTGAGCCGGCCGGCACCGCGGCCATCCTTGGCTACGGCGCCGCGACGGTGCTGATCCGGGGGCTTGAGGCCGCCGGCAAGGACCTGACGGCCGAGAGCTTCCAGAAGGGTGTGGAAAGCCTCGAATATACCGACGTGATCTCCGGCGACGTTCCGGTCAAATACGGCCCGAACGACCACCAGGGCGGCGACCTGATCTTCATCTCGCAGATCAAGGACGGCAAATGGGTGGAGATCGGCCGCGTCGATCCGACCAAGTCGCAGTGA
- a CDS encoding acyl-CoA dehydrogenase family protein: MSDMNLGLTEKLKPIHARVAAMIRDEVIPLDEEFLAEVGKDGDRWSFTKRQSDILEGLKAKAKERGLWNFWLTNSDQGYGLTTVEYAYLAEEMGKAHIGAEVFNCSAPDTGNMEVLERYGASEHKEKWLKPLLEGKIRSAFLMTEPDVASSDATNISMRCERDGDHYVLNGEKWWSSGAGDPRCAIYIVMVRTSKDGPKHAQHSMILVPADTAGVEKVRAMTIYGDDDAPHGHLHMRFTNVRVPASNLLLGEGRGFEIAQGRLGPGRIHHCMRAIGQAEMALETMCRRSMRREAFGQPLAKLGANYDIIAEARMEIEMARLLCLKAAWMMDQGDPKAAAPWISQIKVVAPRVALKIADEAVQLHGAAGVSQDTPLARTWKNLRTLRIVDGPDAVHRRQIARQELKKYTQEKV, translated from the coding sequence ATGAGTGACATGAACCTCGGATTGACCGAGAAGCTGAAGCCGATCCATGCGCGGGTGGCGGCGATGATCCGGGACGAGGTCATTCCGCTCGACGAGGAGTTCCTCGCCGAGGTCGGCAAGGACGGCGACCGCTGGTCGTTCACGAAGCGCCAGTCGGACATCCTCGAAGGCCTCAAGGCGAAGGCCAAGGAGCGCGGCCTTTGGAACTTCTGGCTGACCAATTCCGACCAGGGCTACGGCCTGACGACTGTCGAATACGCCTATCTCGCCGAGGAGATGGGCAAGGCCCATATCGGCGCCGAGGTGTTCAACTGCTCGGCTCCGGACACCGGCAACATGGAGGTGCTGGAGCGCTACGGCGCCAGCGAGCACAAGGAGAAGTGGCTGAAGCCGCTGCTCGAGGGCAAGATCCGCTCCGCCTTCCTGATGACCGAGCCCGACGTCGCCTCCTCCGACGCCACCAACATCTCGATGCGCTGCGAGCGCGACGGCGACCATTACGTGCTCAACGGCGAGAAGTGGTGGTCCTCGGGCGCGGGCGATCCGCGCTGCGCCATCTACATCGTCATGGTGCGCACTTCGAAGGACGGCCCCAAGCACGCGCAGCACTCGATGATCCTCGTGCCGGCCGACACCGCCGGCGTCGAGAAGGTCCGCGCGATGACGATCTACGGCGACGACGACGCGCCGCACGGCCACCTGCACATGCGCTTCACCAATGTGCGCGTGCCGGCATCGAACCTGCTGCTCGGTGAGGGCAGGGGCTTCGAGATCGCGCAGGGCCGTCTCGGCCCGGGCCGCATCCATCACTGCATGCGTGCGATCGGCCAGGCCGAGATGGCGCTGGAGACGATGTGCCGCCGTTCGATGCGCCGCGAGGCCTTCGGCCAACCGCTCGCCAAGCTCGGCGCCAACTACGACATCATCGCCGAGGCGCGGATGGAGATCGAGATGGCCCGCCTGCTCTGTCTCAAGGCGGCCTGGATGATGGATCAGGGCGACCCCAAGGCCGCGGCGCCGTGGATCAGCCAGATCAAGGTCGTCGCCCCGAGGGTCGCGCTGAAGATCGCCGACGAGGCGGTGCAGCTGCATGGCGCGGCCGGCGTCAGCCAGGACACGCCGCTGGCGCGCACCTGGAAGAACCTGCGCACGCTGCGCATCGTCGACGGGCCGGACGCCGTGCACCGCCGGCAGATCGCCCGGCAGGAACTGAAGAAATACACGCAGGAAAAGGTGTGA
- a CDS encoding branched-chain amino acid ABC transporter permease: MRTVFKTSYDADINLFRHGAQAFWYLLLMASMLVLPFVLSDFALGEVTNVLIWAIAGMGLMLLVGQTGQASLGHAAFLAVGCYANVLLQDRLGLPFILSLPLAGIIAGLAGVALAIPTSKLHGIYLAIGTLAVSILVDDLIVIAEPLTGGINGLLAPTIDIFGIQFDRYATPVRFYGLILFVTVLVVLAYRNILRTPLGRSLAAVRDSEISAQAMGVNVARTKAVAFGLSTAITGLAGALMGHFAGIFNNETFTIIISIQMLLMIVIGGLGSIHGAFFGAMVIALLPQAIAQLRDWVGSITGTAITIPGLESAVFGAILILFILFEPMGIYGRWLKIRTYFELFPFYRRDMFRRQRSYLKTERMR; the protein is encoded by the coding sequence ATGCGCACCGTCTTCAAGACCAGCTACGACGCCGACATCAACCTCTTCCGCCACGGCGCGCAGGCCTTCTGGTACCTGCTGTTGATGGCATCGATGCTCGTGCTGCCCTTCGTCCTGTCCGATTTCGCGCTCGGCGAGGTCACCAACGTGCTCATCTGGGCGATCGCCGGCATGGGGCTGATGCTGCTCGTCGGACAGACCGGCCAGGCAAGCCTCGGCCACGCGGCTTTCCTGGCCGTCGGCTGCTACGCCAACGTGCTTCTGCAGGACCGGCTCGGCCTGCCCTTCATCCTGTCGCTGCCGCTCGCGGGCATCATCGCCGGCCTTGCCGGCGTGGCCTTGGCAATCCCGACGTCGAAGCTGCATGGCATCTACCTCGCCATCGGCACGCTCGCCGTGTCGATCCTGGTCGACGACCTCATCGTCATCGCCGAGCCGCTCACCGGCGGCATCAACGGCCTGCTGGCGCCGACCATCGACATCTTCGGCATCCAGTTCGACCGCTATGCCACGCCGGTGCGGTTCTACGGTCTGATCCTGTTTGTCACGGTCCTGGTGGTGCTCGCTTACCGCAACATCCTGCGCACGCCGCTCGGCCGTTCGCTCGCCGCGGTGCGCGACTCCGAGATCTCGGCGCAGGCAATGGGCGTCAACGTCGCACGCACCAAGGCGGTCGCCTTCGGCCTGTCGACGGCGATCACCGGCCTTGCCGGCGCGCTGATGGGGCACTTCGCGGGCATCTTCAACAACGAGACCTTCACCATCATCATCTCGATCCAGATGCTCCTGATGATCGTCATCGGCGGGCTCGGCTCCATCCACGGCGCCTTCTTCGGCGCCATGGTCATCGCGCTCCTGCCGCAGGCGATCGCGCAGCTGCGCGACTGGGTCGGCTCGATCACCGGAACCGCGATCACCATACCGGGGCTGGAGTCGGCCGTGTTCGGCGCGATCCTGATCCTGTTCATCCTGTTCGAGCCGATGGGCATCTACGGCCGCTGGCTGAAGATCCGCACCTATTTCGAGCTGTTCCCGTTCTACCGCCGCGACATGTTCCGCCGGCAGCGGAGCTACCTCAAGACGGAGCGCATGCGATGA
- a CDS encoding long-chain fatty acid--CoA ligase, whose translation MTIAGKIPAQRTLNGHSFNEDLAKGPYYFDGCDTLPKLFRESCKRWGQKIAHREKDYGIWLAYSWTEFYDNARLIGLGLLSLGLRRGEVVSILSEDNKEWLYTDLGVQSVGGIASGVYTTDSAAQLKYLVNDSDSRFLFVENDEQLDKYLSVRDEMPGLAWVIVYDRDGLHGFSDDRVIFLDDLYRIGRDFLKQNPNRFEEEIANSSAKDTAILVYTSGTTGPPKGAMISHENIIVSIIGAAITLPVTESDEQVCFLPLCHILERLITAFIPIGMGSTVNFAESPETVFDNVREVSPHVFTAVPRVWEKVYSRITIMSNEATRLGKLAYKMAVATGMKRQMLIEEGRTVPLGTRLAYAFWDFAVLKNLRRMIGLERLRRGTTGAAPISPDLLRWYRAIGVTVLEGYGMTESSGVISVNVIEDYKTGSIGKVVPGGEVAIGPDGEILYRGANVFKGYWNKPEKTAETVTPDGWLKTGDVGRIDNEGFLTITGRAKDIIITAGGKNITPAEIENRLKFSPYISDAVVIGDRRKFLSCLVMIDQENVEKFAQDNRVPFSDFRSLCAAQEVRDLIAGVIEDTNREFARVEQIKDFRLIDVLLTAEDEELTATMKLKRSFVEKKHKKLIDEMYGKDAA comes from the coding sequence ATGACGATTGCCGGCAAGATCCCCGCCCAGCGGACGCTGAACGGCCATTCCTTCAACGAGGACCTGGCGAAGGGACCGTATTATTTCGACGGCTGCGACACGCTGCCGAAGCTGTTCCGCGAGAGCTGCAAGCGCTGGGGCCAGAAGATCGCGCATCGCGAGAAGGACTACGGCATCTGGCTCGCCTATTCCTGGACCGAGTTCTACGACAATGCACGCCTGATCGGGCTCGGCCTTCTGTCGCTCGGCCTGCGGCGCGGCGAGGTGGTGTCGATCCTGTCGGAAGACAACAAGGAATGGCTCTACACCGATCTCGGCGTGCAGAGCGTCGGCGGCATCGCATCCGGCGTCTACACCACCGATTCCGCCGCCCAGCTCAAATATCTGGTCAACGATTCCGACAGCCGCTTCCTGTTCGTCGAGAACGACGAGCAGCTCGACAAATACCTGTCGGTGCGCGACGAGATGCCCGGGCTGGCCTGGGTGATCGTCTACGACCGCGACGGGCTGCACGGCTTCTCCGACGACCGGGTGATCTTCCTCGACGACCTCTACCGGATCGGTCGCGACTTCCTGAAGCAGAACCCGAACCGTTTCGAGGAGGAGATCGCGAATTCCTCGGCCAAGGATACCGCCATCCTGGTCTATACGTCCGGCACAACCGGCCCGCCCAAGGGCGCGATGATCAGCCATGAGAACATCATCGTCTCGATCATCGGCGCGGCAATCACCCTTCCGGTCACCGAGAGTGACGAGCAGGTCTGCTTCCTGCCGCTCTGCCACATCCTGGAGCGGCTCATCACCGCATTCATCCCGATCGGCATGGGCTCGACGGTGAACTTTGCCGAAAGCCCGGAGACGGTGTTCGACAATGTCCGCGAGGTCTCGCCGCATGTCTTCACTGCCGTGCCGCGCGTCTGGGAGAAGGTCTATTCGCGCATCACGATCATGTCGAACGAAGCAACCCGGCTCGGCAAGCTCGCCTACAAGATGGCGGTCGCCACCGGCATGAAGCGCCAGATGCTGATCGAGGAGGGCAGGACAGTGCCGCTCGGCACACGCCTCGCCTACGCCTTCTGGGACTTCGCGGTGCTGAAGAACCTCAGGCGGATGATCGGGCTGGAGCGGCTGCGCCGCGGCACGACGGGCGCCGCGCCGATCTCGCCCGATCTCCTGCGCTGGTACCGCGCCATCGGCGTGACCGTGCTCGAAGGCTACGGCATGACAGAAAGCTCCGGCGTCATCTCGGTGAACGTGATCGAGGACTACAAGACCGGCAGCATCGGCAAGGTGGTGCCTGGCGGCGAGGTCGCGATCGGGCCGGACGGCGAGATCCTCTACCGGGGCGCCAACGTCTTCAAGGGCTACTGGAACAAGCCGGAAAAGACGGCGGAGACCGTCACGCCCGACGGCTGGCTCAAGACCGGCGACGTCGGCCGCATCGACAATGAGGGCTTCCTCACCATCACCGGCCGCGCCAAGGACATCATCATCACCGCCGGCGGCAAGAACATCACGCCGGCCGAGATCGAGAACCGGCTGAAGTTCAGCCCTTACATCTCCGACGCGGTGGTGATCGGCGACAGGCGCAAGTTCCTCTCCTGCCTGGTGATGATCGACCAGGAGAACGTCGAGAAGTTCGCGCAGGACAACAGGGTGCCGTTCTCCGACTTCCGTTCGCTGTGCGCCGCGCAGGAGGTGCGCGACCTGATCGCGGGCGTGATCGAGGACACCAACCGCGAGTTCGCCCGGGTGGAGCAAATCAAGGATTTCCGCTTGATCGATGTGCTGTTGACCGCAGAGGATGAGGAACTGACAGCCACGATGAAGCTGAAACGCAGCTTCGTTGAAAAGAAACACAAGAAGCTGATCGACGAGATGTACGGCAAGGACGCCGCATGA
- a CDS encoding ABC transporter ATP-binding protein, giving the protein MLKQAINLASSTAEAVLSVRNLESYYGPIMAIRGVSLDVRQGQIVTVLGANGAGKTTLLKTISGVMNPEKGEIWCGGRNIAGEEPDRVVKAGIVHVPEGREVFPLLTVEENLRMGSYVRSDTAGIKADEEMVYGYFPILKERRRQAAGTMSGGQQQMLAIARGLMARPKLMLLDEPSLGLSPLLVKEIFTIIRRLNREQGVTMMLVEQNAKVALEVADYGYVMELGRMVMADDSARLLASKDIQEFYLGVQGETQRGQKRWKQKKTWR; this is encoded by the coding sequence ATGCTGAAGCAGGCGATCAACCTCGCATCCTCCACGGCGGAAGCCGTGCTGTCGGTCCGCAACCTCGAAAGCTATTACGGGCCGATCATGGCGATCCGCGGCGTCAGTCTCGACGTGCGCCAGGGTCAGATCGTCACCGTGCTCGGCGCTAACGGCGCCGGCAAGACGACGCTCCTGAAGACCATCTCCGGCGTGATGAACCCGGAGAAGGGCGAGATCTGGTGCGGCGGCCGCAACATCGCCGGCGAGGAGCCGGACCGCGTCGTCAAGGCCGGCATCGTCCACGTGCCGGAGGGGCGCGAGGTGTTCCCGTTGCTGACAGTCGAGGAGAACCTGCGCATGGGCTCCTATGTCCGCAGCGACACCGCCGGCATCAAGGCCGACGAGGAGATGGTCTACGGCTATTTCCCGATCCTGAAGGAGCGCCGTCGGCAAGCGGCGGGCACGATGTCGGGCGGCCAGCAGCAGATGCTCGCGATTGCGCGCGGCCTGATGGCGCGACCGAAGCTGATGCTGCTCGACGAGCCGTCGCTCGGCCTCTCGCCGCTGCTGGTGAAGGAGATCTTCACCATCATCCGCCGGCTCAACCGCGAGCAGGGCGTCACCATGATGCTTGTCGAGCAGAACGCCAAGGTGGCGCTCGAGGTCGCCGACTACGGATACGTCATGGAGCTCGGCCGCATGGTGATGGCCGACGACTCTGCGCGGCTGCTCGCCTCGAAGGACATCCAGGAATTCTATCTCGGCGTCCAGGGCGAGACCCAGCGCGGCCAGAAGCGCTGGAAGCAGAAGAAGACGTGGCGGTGA
- a CDS encoding TetR/AcrR family transcriptional regulator, translating into MVLAEVGAGEPVTERARVEILDAAAACFMERGYAATSIDDVARRLRATKGRIYHHFSSKADLFAQIFRTGMDMNFAAIEPFRSLDEPAVAVWTKMAHTHVRQMIVTRAYQRVVWEGVEMHLRGATTPEQRSQLNELVEYRSQYSNVFRLQMARARDQGDMHFADLSIANQMMFMALNSPIFWYKPRPGESRQDIDNIVDQVVAFARGGLGGKGKERP; encoded by the coding sequence ATGGTTCTGGCCGAAGTTGGCGCCGGCGAGCCGGTTACCGAAAGGGCACGCGTCGAGATTCTCGATGCGGCCGCCGCATGTTTCATGGAACGCGGCTATGCGGCGACGTCCATCGACGACGTGGCGCGCAGGCTGCGGGCGACCAAGGGCCGTATCTACCATCACTTCTCCTCCAAGGCGGATCTGTTTGCGCAGATCTTCCGCACCGGCATGGATATGAACTTCGCGGCGATCGAGCCTTTCCGGTCGCTCGACGAGCCGGCGGTGGCTGTCTGGACGAAGATGGCGCACACCCATGTGCGGCAGATGATCGTGACCCGGGCGTATCAGCGCGTGGTCTGGGAGGGTGTCGAGATGCATCTGCGCGGCGCGACCACGCCGGAGCAGCGCAGCCAGCTGAACGAGCTGGTCGAGTATCGGTCCCAGTACAGCAACGTCTTCCGGCTGCAGATGGCGAGGGCGCGCGACCAGGGCGACATGCACTTCGCCGATCTCAGCATCGCCAACCAGATGATGTTCATGGCGCTCAACTCGCCGATCTTCTGGTACAAGCCGCGCCCCGGCGAGAGCAGGCAGGACATCGACAATATCGTTGACCAGGTCGTGGCGTTCGCGCGCGGCGGCTTAGGTGGAAAAGGCAAGGAAAGACCATGA
- a CDS encoding alcohol dehydrogenase catalytic domain-containing protein, which yields MTLPATMRALLLNDDGYTTRPSGSVLEAMEPYVTPGTIAVPTPKASQVLVKVALASINPSDVMFIKGMYGQPRAKGQPAGFEGVGEVVAAGEDAGAQKLVGKRVAFATGISNWGAWAEYAVAEAAACLPLIDGVKDVDGAAMIVNPLTAIAMFDIVKQEGEKAFILTAAASQLCKLIMGIARDEGYRPIAIVRRDDQIPLLEKAGAAIVLNAEAPDFGQRLAETCKNEKPRILLDAVTGPLAATIFNAMPRRARWIIYGRLDQAETPIQEPGQLIFMHKKIEGFWLTEWMRSTDPQRKGAAVMEAQKRFADGRWSTDVTAIVPFADAMKRVPEELAKPNGKVFIAP from the coding sequence ATGACGCTCCCCGCCACCATGCGCGCACTGCTCCTCAACGACGACGGCTACACGACCCGTCCCTCGGGAAGCGTGCTGGAGGCGATGGAGCCCTATGTGACGCCTGGCACCATTGCCGTCCCCACGCCGAAGGCCAGCCAGGTGCTTGTCAAGGTCGCGCTGGCCTCGATCAACCCGTCGGACGTCATGTTCATCAAGGGCATGTATGGCCAGCCTCGGGCAAAGGGGCAGCCGGCGGGATTCGAGGGCGTCGGCGAAGTGGTCGCGGCAGGCGAAGATGCAGGCGCGCAGAAGCTGGTCGGCAAGCGGGTCGCGTTTGCCACGGGCATCTCCAACTGGGGTGCCTGGGCGGAGTATGCCGTCGCCGAGGCGGCGGCCTGCCTGCCGCTGATCGACGGCGTCAAGGATGTCGACGGCGCGGCGATGATCGTCAATCCGCTGACGGCGATCGCAATGTTCGACATCGTCAAGCAGGAGGGCGAGAAGGCCTTCATCCTGACCGCTGCCGCCAGCCAGCTCTGCAAGCTGATCATGGGAATCGCGCGCGACGAGGGATATCGTCCGATTGCCATCGTGCGCCGCGACGACCAGATTCCGCTCCTGGAAAAGGCGGGGGCGGCAATCGTGCTGAACGCCGAAGCGCCCGATTTCGGGCAGCGGCTGGCGGAGACGTGCAAGAATGAAAAGCCGCGCATCCTGCTCGATGCCGTGACCGGGCCGCTGGCGGCGACGATTTTCAACGCGATGCCGCGGCGCGCGCGGTGGATCATATACGGGCGGCTCGACCAGGCCGAGACGCCGATCCAGGAGCCCGGACAGCTGATCTTCATGCACAAGAAGATCGAGGGATTCTGGCTGACGGAGTGGATGCGGTCCACGGATCCGCAGCGCAAGGGGGCTGCCGTGATGGAGGCGCAGAAGCGCTTCGCCGACGGACGTTGGTCGACCGACGTGACGGCGATCGTTCCGTTCGCGGACGCGATGAAAAGGGTGCCGGAAGAGCTGGCTAAGCCGAATGGAAAGGTCTTCATCGCACCATAA
- a CDS encoding NADPH:quinone oxidoreductase family protein, whose protein sequence is MKAIVAREYGPIENLDYADWPEPKATGRTVVIEAEAIGVNYPDGLLVQGLYQAKPPTPFVPGMEMAGRVSAVGEAVTKFKVGDRVVSFTPLGAYAEKIGVDESVVVKLPDNVSGADACALICGYGTSHYALKQRAQIKPGETLVVLGAAGTTGLAAIQIGKIMGAKVIAVASTPEKREVAKAAGADITLGYENLRETLKEATGGKGVDVGYDPVGGDMFDVLARSMAWNGRLLVIGFTSGKIPQFPVNLALVKGFSVVGVFWGTFTAKEPQAHEENMHELMDWLVAGKLKPVIEGIYPLAEAKDVLRRIHDRAVAGKLILKP, encoded by the coding sequence ATGAAGGCGATCGTCGCACGCGAATACGGACCGATCGAGAACCTCGACTATGCGGACTGGCCGGAGCCGAAGGCGACCGGCCGCACCGTCGTCATCGAGGCGGAGGCGATCGGCGTGAACTATCCGGACGGGTTGCTGGTTCAGGGCCTCTACCAGGCCAAGCCGCCGACGCCCTTCGTCCCCGGCATGGAGATGGCCGGCCGCGTGTCCGCCGTCGGCGAGGCCGTGACGAAGTTCAAGGTTGGCGACCGCGTCGTCTCCTTCACGCCGCTCGGCGCCTATGCCGAGAAGATCGGCGTGGACGAGTCCGTCGTCGTCAAGCTGCCCGACAATGTCTCCGGCGCGGATGCCTGCGCGCTGATCTGCGGCTACGGCACCTCGCACTACGCGCTGAAGCAGCGGGCGCAGATCAAGCCCGGCGAGACGCTCGTCGTGCTGGGCGCCGCCGGCACCACCGGCCTCGCGGCGATTCAGATCGGCAAGATCATGGGCGCTAAGGTGATCGCGGTCGCCTCCACGCCAGAGAAGCGCGAGGTCGCGAAGGCGGCGGGCGCGGACATCACGCTCGGCTACGAGAACCTCAGGGAGACGCTGAAGGAAGCCACCGGCGGCAAGGGCGTCGACGTCGGCTACGATCCCGTCGGCGGCGACATGTTCGACGTGTTGGCGCGCTCGATGGCCTGGAACGGCCGCCTGCTCGTCATCGGCTTCACCTCCGGCAAGATACCTCAGTTCCCGGTCAACCTCGCGCTGGTGAAGGGCTTCAGCGTCGTCGGCGTGTTCTGGGGCACCTTCACGGCCAAGGAGCCGCAGGCGCATGAGGAGAACATGCACGAACTGATGGACTGGCTGGTGGCCGGAAAGCTCAAGCCGGTGATCGAAGGCATCTACCCGCTCGCCGAGGCCAAGGACGTGCTTAGGCGTATCCACGACCGTGCCGTCGCGGGCAAGCTGATCCTCAAGCCGTAG
- a CDS encoding branched-chain amino acid ABC transporter permease: MDVLQLFVSGLANGCVYGLIALGFVLIYKATEAVNFAQGDFMMLGAFITLGLTNDQFWGLPFWLSVPIAIAAMGLFGYLIEMIVLRRMFGQSQVSIVILTIAMGFVLRFAAGLIWGNEPIALESPIAGKDVRFGGLVLGLDEIVVIAVTIISTILLYFFFNVTKLGVAMQAASQNQLAAYYMGIPVKRVHSLIWALAGMVAAVAGILFASKGSIDPSIGLLGIKAFAAAVIGGFGSLPGALLGGIIVGLIEPFASYYIAAGYSQIMPYLLLFVILVFRPHGILAQIHRKKV, encoded by the coding sequence TTGGACGTATTGCAGCTCTTTGTGAGCGGCCTTGCGAACGGCTGTGTCTACGGCCTCATCGCGCTTGGTTTCGTGCTCATCTACAAGGCCACGGAAGCGGTCAATTTCGCCCAGGGCGACTTCATGATGCTGGGCGCCTTCATCACGCTCGGCCTCACCAACGACCAGTTCTGGGGCCTGCCGTTCTGGCTCTCGGTGCCGATCGCCATCGCCGCGATGGGCCTGTTCGGCTACCTGATCGAGATGATCGTGCTGCGCCGCATGTTCGGCCAGTCCCAGGTTTCGATCGTGATCCTCACCATTGCCATGGGCTTCGTGCTGCGCTTCGCGGCGGGGCTGATCTGGGGCAACGAGCCGATCGCGCTGGAATCGCCCATCGCCGGCAAGGATGTGCGCTTCGGCGGCCTCGTGCTCGGCCTTGACGAGATCGTCGTCATCGCGGTGACGATCATCTCGACGATCCTGCTCTACTTCTTCTTCAACGTTACCAAGCTCGGCGTGGCGATGCAGGCCGCCTCGCAGAACCAGCTCGCCGCCTACTACATGGGCATCCCGGTCAAGCGCGTGCACTCGCTGATCTGGGCGCTGGCCGGCATGGTCGCGGCGGTTGCCGGCATCCTCTTCGCCTCGAAGGGATCGATCGACCCGTCGATCGGGCTGCTCGGAATCAAGGCCTTCGCGGCGGCGGTCATCGGCGGCTTCGGCTCGCTTCCGGGCGCGTTGCTGGGCGGCATCATCGTCGGGCTGATCGAGCCCTTCGCCTCCTACTACATCGCCGCCGGTTACTCGCAGATCATGCCCTATCTGCTGTTGTTCGTGATCCTGGTGTTCAGGCCGCACGGCATCCTGGCCCAGATCCACAGGAAGAAGGTGTAA